One Oenanthe melanoleuca isolate GR-GAL-2019-014 chromosome 3, OMel1.0, whole genome shotgun sequence DNA segment encodes these proteins:
- the CRIPT gene encoding cysteine-rich PDZ-binding protein: MVCDKCEKKLGTVITPDTWKDGARNTTESGGRKLNENKALTSKKARFDPYGKNKFAICRICKSSVHQPGSHYCQGCAYKKGICSMCGKKVLDTKNYKQTSV, translated from the exons ATGGTGTGCGACAAGT GTGAGAAGAAGCTTGGAACAGTGATCACCCCTGATACATGGAAAGATGGTGCAAGAAACACTACAG aAAGCGGTGGTCgcaaattaaatgaaaacaaggcATTGACCTCAAAGAAGGCAAG GTTTGATCCTTATGGAAAAAACAAGTTTGCAATATGTCGGATTTGTAAGAGTTCAGTCCATCAGCCAGGGTCCCACTATTGTCAAGGATGTGCCTATAAAAAAG GCATCTGCTCAATGTGTGGCAAGAAGGTCTTGGATACGAAGAACTACAAGCAAACGTCTGTCTAA